The following proteins come from a genomic window of Achromobacter deleyi:
- a CDS encoding cupin domain-containing protein translates to MALETPGCPAANALPPLASRFLKVDELPWKPTQVEGIDMKVLMQDKESGLLTALFRWQPGTELPLHEHVEVEQTYVLEGSIVDAEGEVRAGDYVWRPRGNQHVARAPHGALVLSFFLKPNLFIDAYAGQTLE, encoded by the coding sequence ATGGCCCTCGAAACCCCTGGCTGCCCTGCGGCCAACGCGCTGCCGCCGCTGGCGTCGCGCTTCCTGAAAGTCGACGAGCTGCCCTGGAAACCCACGCAGGTCGAAGGCATCGACATGAAAGTGCTGATGCAGGACAAGGAGTCCGGCCTGCTGACCGCGCTGTTCCGCTGGCAGCCCGGCACCGAACTGCCGCTGCACGAGCACGTCGAGGTCGAGCAGACCTATGTGCTGGAAGGCTCCATCGTCGATGCCGAAGGCGAAGTGCGCGCGGGCGACTACGTCTGGCGGCCGCGCGGCAACCAGCACGTGGCGCGCGCCCCGCACGGCGCGCTGGTGCTGAGCTTCTTCCTGAAACCCAACCTGTTCATCGACGCCTACGCCGGCCAGACCCTGGAGTAG
- a CDS encoding ABC transporter substrate-binding protein, which produces MRTRFKLCLAACALGAVSLSAKAQVSDDVVKIGVLGDQSGMMADLSGKFGVEAVKMAVEDFGGTVLGKPIEVVSADHQNKVDIGVSIARRWYENDKVDLILDVPNSAIALAVQDLTRQMKRVVIFTSAGSADLTGKACSPNGMHWTYDTYAYATGVASGVMEDGGKSWFFITSDYAFGHSLERDAMAVVKAKGGQVVGSVRHPIASADFSSFLLQAQASKAQVIGLANGSGDTINSIKQAFEFGIMGSKQRVAALFMSIVDVRSVGLEYAQGLNLVEPFYWDQDDKARQWSERYFKRTGRMPSMVQASNYSATMHYLNAVKAAGTDASEAVIKKMHDTPINDFMTENGRIREDGRVMRDLYLFQVKKPSESKRDWDYYKLVRKIPAEQAFRPLDQGGCALVKQ; this is translated from the coding sequence ATGAGAACCCGTTTCAAGCTTTGCCTGGCCGCCTGCGCGCTGGGCGCCGTTTCGCTGTCGGCCAAGGCCCAGGTGTCCGACGACGTCGTCAAGATCGGCGTGCTGGGCGACCAGTCCGGCATGATGGCCGACCTGTCCGGCAAGTTCGGCGTCGAGGCGGTGAAGATGGCTGTCGAGGATTTCGGCGGCACCGTGCTGGGCAAGCCGATCGAGGTGGTGTCCGCCGACCACCAGAACAAGGTGGACATCGGCGTCTCCATCGCGCGCCGCTGGTACGAGAACGACAAGGTCGACCTGATCCTGGACGTGCCCAACTCCGCCATCGCCCTGGCGGTGCAGGACCTGACCCGCCAGATGAAGCGCGTGGTGATCTTCACCAGCGCCGGCTCGGCCGACCTGACCGGCAAGGCCTGCTCGCCCAACGGCATGCACTGGACCTACGACACCTACGCCTACGCCACCGGCGTGGCCAGCGGCGTCATGGAAGACGGTGGCAAGAGCTGGTTCTTCATCACCTCCGACTACGCCTTCGGCCACTCGCTCGAACGCGACGCCATGGCGGTGGTCAAGGCCAAGGGCGGCCAGGTGGTCGGCAGCGTTCGCCACCCCATCGCCAGCGCCGACTTCTCGTCGTTCCTGCTGCAGGCGCAGGCCTCCAAGGCGCAGGTGATCGGCCTGGCCAACGGCAGCGGCGACACCATCAACAGCATCAAGCAGGCGTTCGAATTCGGCATCATGGGCAGCAAGCAGCGCGTGGCGGCGCTCTTCATGAGCATCGTCGACGTGCGCAGCGTCGGGCTGGAATACGCGCAGGGGCTGAACCTGGTCGAGCCGTTCTACTGGGACCAGGACGACAAGGCGCGCCAATGGTCCGAACGCTACTTCAAGCGCACCGGTCGCATGCCGTCGATGGTGCAGGCCAGCAACTACAGCGCCACCATGCACTATCTGAACGCGGTCAAGGCGGCCGGCACCGACGCGTCCGAGGCGGTGATCAAGAAGATGCACGACACGCCCATCAACGACTTCATGACCGAGAACGGCCGCATCCGCGAAGATGGCCGCGTGATGCGCGACCTGTACCTGTTCCAGGTGAAGAAGCCGTCCGAATCGAAGCGCGACTGGGATTACTACAAGCTGGTGCGCAAGATTCCCGCCGAACAGGCGTTCCGTCCGCTGGACCAGGGCGGCTGCGCGCTGGTGAAGCAATGA
- a CDS encoding SDR family NAD(P)-dependent oxidoreductase, with protein sequence MTGGPLGLLAGKRAVVTGGANPRGIGAAIVAQFLAQGASVAVLDRDYPDNADAGLAGGRVNLHCDVSSSASCEQAMAQAAQALGGIDVLVNNAGIVAATRIWDLPEDEFRRMVDVNLTGTYNVTRAALPRLLESERHPAIVNLGSTAALRGGGLLGGSHYAASKGGVISFTKALARELGPRGVRANCVAPGIIETDMTLGKFGENWEQELKQGIPLQRFGFPAEVAQAILFLASDLSSYSTGIVVDVNGGFHIH encoded by the coding sequence ATGACGGGGGGCCCGCTCGGACTGTTGGCCGGCAAGCGGGCCGTCGTCACGGGGGGCGCCAACCCCCGTGGCATCGGCGCCGCCATCGTCGCGCAATTCCTGGCGCAGGGCGCCAGCGTGGCGGTGCTGGACCGCGACTATCCCGACAACGCCGACGCCGGGCTCGCTGGCGGCCGCGTCAACCTGCACTGCGATGTGTCGAGCAGCGCCTCCTGCGAGCAGGCCATGGCGCAGGCGGCGCAAGCGCTGGGCGGCATCGACGTGCTGGTGAACAACGCCGGCATCGTCGCCGCGACCCGCATCTGGGACCTGCCCGAGGACGAGTTCCGCCGCATGGTCGACGTCAACCTGACCGGCACCTACAACGTCACCCGCGCCGCCCTGCCGCGGCTGCTGGAAAGCGAGCGCCACCCGGCCATCGTCAACCTCGGCTCGACCGCCGCCCTGCGCGGCGGCGGCCTGCTGGGCGGATCGCACTACGCCGCCTCCAAGGGCGGCGTGATCAGCTTCACCAAGGCGCTGGCGCGCGAACTGGGGCCGCGCGGGGTGCGCGCCAACTGCGTGGCACCGGGCATCATCGAGACCGACATGACGCTCGGCAAATTCGGCGAAAATTGGGAACAAGAACTCAAACAAGGCATTCCACTGCAACGCTTCGGCTTCCCGGCCGAAGTCGCGCAAGCCATTCTCTTCCTGGCTTCGGACCTGTCCTCCTACTCAACCGGCATCGTGGTCGACGTCAACGGCGGCTTCCACATTCACTAG
- a CDS encoding IclR family transcriptional regulator: MSTPDRMLSILDLFRDDTTAAFQEDVMAHLECSRATAYRYLKSLTESGLLAPTAGGAYVLGSRIIELDRHLRQHDPLMRAAREVMRATGDELNANLMLCSYYGDKVMCVDRYWTDHSIESSYARGRPFPMFRGATAKPILANLPPYQLRNLMLWHAAEIREAGLGEDWDAFRANIKQLRAAGVCVSHGEVDPGLMGIGSAIFTPDQKVVGSLVFIAAEARTPAKRLALLQERIQAAAAQVTQNLQGLQDNGAAAIGIMPSRPRRLKAPAGATPARRKA; this comes from the coding sequence ATGAGCACTCCCGATCGCATGTTGTCCATTCTCGATCTCTTCCGCGACGACACCACCGCCGCCTTCCAGGAGGACGTCATGGCGCATCTGGAGTGCTCGCGCGCCACGGCCTACCGCTATCTCAAGTCGCTCACCGAAAGCGGCTTGCTGGCGCCCACCGCGGGCGGCGCCTACGTGCTCGGCTCGCGTATCATCGAGCTGGACCGGCACCTGCGCCAGCACGACCCGCTGATGCGCGCGGCGCGCGAGGTGATGCGCGCCACCGGCGACGAGCTCAACGCCAACCTGATGCTGTGCAGCTACTACGGCGACAAGGTCATGTGCGTGGACCGCTACTGGACCGACCATTCGATCGAATCCAGCTACGCGCGCGGCCGCCCCTTCCCGATGTTCCGCGGCGCCACCGCCAAGCCCATCCTGGCCAACCTGCCGCCCTACCAGCTGCGCAACCTGATGCTGTGGCACGCCGCCGAAATCCGCGAGGCCGGCCTGGGCGAGGATTGGGATGCGTTCCGCGCCAACATCAAGCAGCTGCGCGCGGCTGGCGTCTGCGTCTCGCACGGCGAGGTCGACCCGGGATTGATGGGGATCGGCTCGGCGATCTTCACGCCGGACCAGAAGGTGGTGGGCAGCCTGGTGTTCATCGCCGCCGAGGCGCGCACGCCCGCCAAGCGGCTGGCGCTGCTGCAGGAACGCATCCAGGCCGCCGCGGCGCAGGTGACGCAGAATCTGCAGGGCCTGCAAGACAACGGCGCGGCGGCGATCGGCATCATGCCGTCGCGGCCGCGCCGCCTGAAAGCGCCCGCCGGTGCGACACCGGCGCGGCGCAAGGCCTGA
- the ppa gene encoding inorganic diphosphatase — MSYDRVSPGKKLPEDFNVIIEIPMNADPVKYEVDKESGAIFVDRFMLTAMHYPCNYGYIPQTLSEDGDPADVLVLTPFPIQIGAVVRCRAIGVLEMDDESGGDAKLLAVPIEKLYPPYRNIKSYEDLPAEDTARIQHFFEHYKDLEKGKWVKVKGWKGVDAAHEEIVKSAERYNKA, encoded by the coding sequence ATGAGTTATGACCGCGTGTCCCCCGGCAAGAAGCTGCCGGAAGACTTCAATGTGATCATTGAAATCCCCATGAACGCCGACCCGGTGAAGTACGAGGTCGACAAGGAGTCGGGCGCGATCTTCGTCGACCGCTTCATGCTGACGGCCATGCACTACCCGTGCAACTACGGCTACATCCCGCAGACCCTGTCGGAAGACGGCGACCCCGCCGACGTGCTGGTGCTGACCCCGTTCCCGATCCAGATCGGCGCCGTGGTGCGCTGCCGCGCCATCGGCGTGCTGGAAATGGACGACGAGTCGGGTGGCGACGCCAAGCTGCTGGCCGTGCCGATCGAAAAGCTGTACCCCCCGTACCGCAACATCAAGTCCTACGAAGACCTGCCGGCCGAAGACACGGCCCGCATCCAGCACTTCTTCGAGCACTACAAGGACCTGGAAAAGGGCAAGTGGGTCAAGGTCAAGGGCTGGAAGGGCGTCGACGCCGCCCACGAGGAAATCGTCAAGAGCGCCGAGCGCTACAACAAGGCCTGA
- a CDS encoding heme biosynthesis HemY N-terminal domain-containing protein, with the protein MRTWFWTLLLAVIAVALAVVLRSHSGNVLLLVWPWRISMSLTLAVLLIVAAFVVLYVGLRLLAWLLAIPDRVRAWRGKRAQARDHELLERGWIGLLEGRYSHAEKDLTKLLEQTKVQTRRVLAALSAARAAHGLGEFDRRDRLLATAQEQAGADPGLVEATATVSADMLLDQGRAERALAVLAPLADGGARHLHTMRLLLRAHTALHHDEQVFTLARGLLRRNALARTEGDHLIDVAGAARLRAAAANDGWRAIWKDLKAEERLLPEIALAGAAAFEAAGEANEAAKVLEAAIAVKFNPALVAAYARCDAEQVSRRLAKAETWLQQRPTDPDLLTALGMLCLNGQLWGQAERYLLRSLSRRGDAQTHALLGSLYDRLDRPADAVRHWRLATAASMALPVLAADAALPAADIGSDPYRLDAEGGYAVGLSDVDADIGGDYPALPPSVAASASDYVLDPDARANKEQQARALAPEDAPVVGGTSDIDEYFDSAPIPAAAFDNPVPTYSPAAPASPKPAAPAAPAPTTKPPFKDDGSL; encoded by the coding sequence ATGCGTACCTGGTTCTGGACTCTGCTGCTCGCCGTCATCGCCGTCGCCCTGGCGGTGGTGCTGCGCTCCCATTCCGGCAATGTGCTGCTGCTGGTCTGGCCGTGGCGCATCTCGATGTCGCTGACGCTGGCCGTGCTGCTGATCGTGGCGGCCTTCGTGGTGCTGTATGTGGGCCTGCGCCTGCTGGCCTGGCTGCTGGCCATTCCCGATCGCGTCCGCGCCTGGCGCGGCAAGCGCGCCCAGGCGCGCGATCACGAATTGCTCGAGCGCGGCTGGATCGGCCTGCTCGAAGGCCGTTATTCGCACGCCGAAAAAGACCTGACCAAGCTGCTCGAGCAGACCAAGGTGCAGACCCGCCGCGTGCTGGCCGCCTTGTCGGCCGCCCGCGCCGCGCATGGCCTGGGTGAATTCGACCGCCGCGACCGCCTGCTGGCGACCGCGCAGGAACAGGCCGGCGCCGACCCCGGCCTGGTGGAAGCCACCGCGACGGTCTCGGCCGACATGCTGCTGGACCAGGGCCGCGCCGAGCGCGCGCTGGCCGTGCTGGCGCCGCTGGCCGATGGCGGCGCCCGCCACCTGCACACCATGCGCCTGCTGCTGCGCGCGCACACGGCCCTGCACCATGACGAACAGGTCTTCACGCTGGCGCGCGGCCTGCTGCGCCGCAATGCGCTGGCGCGCACCGAAGGGGACCACCTGATCGACGTGGCCGGCGCGGCGCGCTTGCGCGCGGCGGCCGCCAACGACGGCTGGCGCGCCATCTGGAAGGACCTCAAGGCCGAGGAGCGCCTGCTGCCCGAAATCGCGCTGGCCGGCGCCGCCGCCTTCGAAGCGGCCGGCGAGGCCAACGAGGCCGCCAAGGTGCTCGAAGCCGCCATCGCCGTGAAATTCAATCCCGCCCTGGTGGCCGCCTACGCGCGTTGCGATGCCGAACAGGTGTCGCGCCGCCTGGCCAAGGCCGAGACCTGGCTGCAGCAGCGTCCCACCGATCCCGACCTGCTGACCGCGCTGGGCATGCTGTGCCTGAACGGCCAGCTGTGGGGCCAGGCCGAACGCTACCTGCTGCGCAGCCTGTCGCGCCGCGGCGATGCGCAGACGCACGCGCTGCTGGGCAGCCTGTACGACCGTCTCGACCGTCCCGCCGACGCCGTGCGCCACTGGCGCCTCGCCACCGCCGCCAGCATGGCGCTGCCGGTGCTGGCCGCCGACGCGGCGCTGCCGGCCGCGGATATCGGCTCGGACCCCTATCGCCTGGACGCCGAGGGCGGCTATGCGGTGGGCCTCTCGGATGTCGACGCCGATATCGGCGGCGACTATCCCGCGCTGCCGCCCTCGGTGGCCGCGTCGGCCTCGGATTACGTGCTGGATCCGGACGCCCGCGCCAACAAGGAACAGCAGGCGCGCGCGCTGGCGCCGGAAGATGCGCCGGTCGTCGGCGGCACGTCCGACATCGACGAGTATTTCGACAGCGCGCCGATTCCGGCCGCCGCGTTCGACAATCCCGTGCCGACGTATTCGCCGGCCGCGCCGGCTTCGCCCAAGCCGGCCGCGCCCGCCGCGCCGGCGCCGACCACCAAGCCGCCGTTCAAGGACGACGGCTCGCTTTGA
- a CDS encoding uroporphyrinogen-III C-methyltransferase — MTDKTPATDPAVHPAAPGASAPASAPADSVKARPAKRGSGPLVTALIIVILLAVGLGYALWQQRTQFVAAGREVASRLDTLAADVAQARKDTREALALAQAQAGRLGDLEDSVRETQSQYNALQQAWQNFNDSASDELLANDVERLITIGSQQLRLAGNVSNAIVALETAQSRLARADRPRFSSLQQAINGDLDRLRAVSTVDIPAQSARIERLTALVGKAPLLVPDAAAPGIAAGETRPATPAPAAVDPQAGLPADAAWWQRWRAEVASWPGRAGSALAHELGGLITIQRVDEPAALLLSPEQADQVRGTLRQRLLTVQLAMLMRQPAVWKSELDNVGTTLAKYFDTRSPDTVAAQNLARELAQTDIAVRMPDVSDSLNAVAALRAAGFKTSDQD, encoded by the coding sequence ATGACAGACAAGACTCCCGCTACCGATCCGGCCGTTCACCCGGCCGCCCCGGGCGCCAGCGCGCCCGCATCGGCCCCGGCCGATTCCGTCAAGGCCCGTCCGGCCAAGCGCGGCAGTGGCCCCCTGGTCACCGCCCTCATCATCGTCATCCTGCTCGCCGTCGGGCTGGGCTATGCCCTGTGGCAGCAACGCACGCAGTTCGTCGCCGCCGGCCGCGAGGTCGCCTCGCGCCTGGACACGCTGGCCGCCGACGTGGCGCAGGCGCGCAAGGACACCCGCGAAGCCCTGGCCCTGGCGCAAGCCCAGGCCGGCCGCCTGGGTGATCTCGAAGACAGCGTGCGCGAGACCCAGAGCCAATACAACGCCCTGCAACAGGCCTGGCAGAACTTCAACGACAGCGCCAGCGACGAACTGCTGGCCAACGACGTCGAGCGCCTGATCACCATCGGCAGCCAGCAGCTGCGCCTGGCCGGCAACGTCTCCAACGCCATCGTCGCGCTGGAAACCGCGCAATCGCGCCTGGCGCGGGCCGACCGTCCGCGCTTCTCCAGCCTGCAACAGGCCATCAACGGCGACCTGGACCGCCTGCGCGCCGTCTCCACCGTCGACATCCCGGCCCAGTCGGCCCGCATCGAGCGCCTGACCGCCCTGGTCGGCAAGGCGCCGCTGCTGGTGCCGGACGCCGCCGCGCCCGGCATCGCCGCCGGCGAGACCCGCCCCGCGACCCCGGCGCCGGCCGCGGTCGATCCGCAGGCCGGCCTGCCGGCCGACGCGGCCTGGTGGCAACGCTGGCGCGCCGAAGTGGCCTCGTGGCCCGGCCGCGCCGGCTCGGCGCTGGCCCATGAACTCGGCGGCCTGATCACCATCCAGCGCGTCGACGAACCCGCGGCGCTGCTGCTGTCGCCGGAACAGGCCGACCAGGTGCGCGGCACGCTGCGCCAGCGCCTCCTGACCGTGCAACTGGCCATGCTGATGCGCCAGCCCGCGGTCTGGAAGAGCGAGCTCGACAACGTCGGCACCACGCTGGCCAAGTACTTCGACACCCGTTCCCCCGACACGGTCGCGGCCCAGAACCTGGCCCGCGAACTGGCGCAGACCGACATCGCGGTGCGCATGCCCGACGTGTCCGACAGCCTGAACGCCGTGGCCGCGCTGCGCGCCGCCGGCTTCAAGACCAGCGATCAGGACTGA
- a CDS encoding uroporphyrinogen-III synthase, which translates to MDGANAQAPRVAVLTRPAGRNEALADRLRAAGWTPCILPALDIHPLPVAPADLPRPADYDLVVFVSGNAARQYLDQLARADGPAAWPAGVAIATVGPASAAGLAELPCFGANTTVLHPGEQAASHDSEALWEVLCGQPRLPSRVLLVRGTQGRDWLSEQLQSHGVAVTRHAAYRRQPARWDESELLPLRRWAAQGVAATWLITSGEGADAVRDQLRAAGLAAWWSGCRFVLTHPSLARRVPAPAADAGAQAMVKICLPSDESIFQAFVAA; encoded by the coding sequence ATGGACGGGGCCAACGCCCAGGCGCCGCGCGTGGCCGTGCTGACACGGCCCGCCGGCCGCAATGAGGCGCTGGCCGACCGCCTGCGCGCCGCCGGCTGGACGCCCTGCATCCTGCCCGCGCTCGATATCCATCCCCTGCCTGTCGCCCCCGCGGACCTGCCGCGGCCGGCGGACTACGACCTGGTGGTGTTCGTCAGCGGCAACGCCGCCCGGCAGTACCTGGATCAACTGGCCCGCGCCGACGGCCCGGCGGCCTGGCCCGCGGGCGTGGCCATCGCCACGGTCGGACCGGCCAGCGCGGCGGGACTGGCCGAGCTGCCGTGTTTTGGCGCGAATACAACAGTCCTGCATCCCGGCGAGCAGGCCGCCAGCCATGATTCCGAGGCGCTCTGGGAGGTGCTTTGCGGCCAGCCGCGGCTGCCGTCGCGCGTGCTGTTGGTGCGCGGCACGCAGGGCCGGGACTGGCTGAGCGAACAATTGCAGTCACATGGCGTGGCCGTGACACGTCATGCGGCCTACCGGCGCCAGCCGGCCCGATGGGACGAGTCCGAGCTTTTACCCCTGCGGCGCTGGGCCGCGCAGGGCGTGGCGGCCACCTGGCTCATCACCAGCGGCGAGGGCGCGGACGCGGTGCGCGACCAGTTGCGGGCGGCCGGACTGGCCGCCTGGTGGAGCGGCTGCCGCTTCGTCCTGACCCATCCCTCGCTGGCGCGGCGCGTGCCGGCGCCGGCGGCTGACGCGGGCGCGCAAGCAATGGTAAAAATCTGCCTGCCCAGCGACGAGTCGATTTTCCAGGCTTTTGTTGCTGCTTGA
- the hemC gene encoding hydroxymethylbilane synthase — protein sequence MSLPQRLVIATRASRLALWQAEHVRDRLRTLYPACAVELLTLTTRGDQILDRTLSKVGGKGLFVKELENALLDGRADLAVHCLKDMPVDLQAPFELCAVLDRADPRDAFVSNRYDTLADLPAGAVVGTSSLRRESQIRARYPQLVVKPLRGNLDTRLGKLDRGEYDAIVLAAAGLNRLGLTDRIRCLLDPADCLPAAGQGALTIEIRDDRDDMRAWLAPLNDATATSISLAERAVSRRLGGSCQVPLAAYAEIDGGNLTLRALVASPDGTRTLRAERSGPVEQAQAIGEAVAAELFDAGAQAILDELLQDASPED from the coding sequence GTGTCTCTGCCGCAACGCTTGGTCATCGCGACCCGCGCCAGCCGGCTTGCCCTGTGGCAAGCCGAGCATGTGCGCGATCGGCTGCGCACGCTGTACCCGGCGTGCGCGGTTGAACTGCTCACCCTGACGACCCGAGGCGACCAGATCCTCGACCGCACGCTCTCCAAGGTGGGCGGCAAGGGGCTCTTCGTCAAGGAACTCGAAAACGCGCTGCTCGACGGCCGTGCCGATCTGGCCGTGCATTGCCTGAAGGACATGCCGGTCGATCTGCAGGCGCCGTTCGAGCTGTGCGCCGTGCTCGATCGCGCCGATCCGCGCGATGCCTTCGTCTCCAACCGCTACGACACGCTGGCCGACCTGCCGGCCGGTGCCGTCGTCGGCACCTCCAGCCTGCGGCGCGAATCACAGATCCGCGCGCGTTACCCGCAGCTGGTGGTCAAGCCGCTGCGCGGCAACCTCGACACCCGCCTGGGCAAGCTCGATCGCGGCGAATACGACGCCATCGTGCTGGCCGCCGCCGGGCTGAACCGGCTGGGCCTGACCGACCGCATCCGTTGCCTGCTCGATCCGGCGGATTGCCTGCCGGCGGCCGGGCAGGGCGCGCTGACCATCGAGATCCGCGACGATCGCGACGACATGCGCGCCTGGCTGGCGCCGCTGAACGACGCCACCGCCACCTCGATCTCGCTGGCCGAACGCGCGGTGTCGCGCCGGCTGGGCGGCTCCTGTCAGGTGCCGCTGGCGGCCTACGCCGAAATCGACGGCGGCAACCTGACGCTGCGCGCGCTGGTGGCGTCGCCCGACGGCACGCGCACCCTGCGCGCCGAACGCAGCGGTCCGGTGGAGCAGGCGCAGGCGATTGGCGAGGCGGTCGCCGCCGAGCTGTTCGATGCCGGCGCCCAGGCCATTCTCGACGAGCTGCTGCAAGACGCGTCCCCCGAGGACTGA
- a CDS encoding TerC family protein: MLEFFQTLSWAAVFQIILIDILLGGDNAVVIALACRNLEPKQRMQGILWGTAGAIVLRVVLIAFALTLLSIPFLKVVGGLLLVWIGVKLLVPEDDAHGNVKGGTSIVAAIKTIIIADFVMSLDNVIAIAGAAQNAHADHQIGLVIFGLVVSVPIIIWGSTLVLKLIDRYPLVVTFGAALLGWIAGGMLITDVFVEGQFGVQPTAVKIGVEIFGALLVVVLGRWLASRKTASKESVHESA; this comes from the coding sequence TTGCTTGAGTTTTTCCAGACGCTGAGTTGGGCAGCGGTATTCCAGATCATCCTCATCGACATCCTGCTCGGCGGCGACAACGCGGTGGTGATCGCGCTGGCCTGCCGCAACCTGGAGCCCAAGCAACGCATGCAGGGCATCCTGTGGGGCACCGCCGGCGCCATCGTGCTGCGCGTGGTCCTGATCGCCTTCGCGCTGACCCTGCTGTCGATCCCGTTCCTGAAGGTGGTGGGCGGCCTGCTGCTCGTCTGGATCGGCGTCAAGCTGCTGGTGCCCGAGGATGACGCCCACGGCAACGTGAAGGGCGGCACATCCATCGTGGCCGCCATCAAGACCATCATCATCGCCGACTTCGTGATGAGCCTGGACAACGTCATCGCTATCGCCGGCGCCGCCCAGAACGCCCATGCCGACCATCAGATCGGTCTGGTCATCTTCGGCCTGGTCGTGAGCGTGCCCATCATCATCTGGGGCAGCACGCTGGTCCTGAAGCTGATCGACCGCTACCCGCTGGTGGTGACTTTCGGCGCGGCGCTGCTGGGCTGGATCGCGGGCGGCATGCTGATTACGGACGTGTTTGTCGAAGGTCAATTCGGCGTCCAGCCCACTGCGGTTAAAATCGGCGTAGAAATTTTCGGCGCCTTGCTCGTTGTTGTCCTTGGACGGTGGCTGGCAAGCCGCAAAACCGCCTCCAAGGAATCCGTACATGAGTCTGCGTAG
- a CDS encoding TerC family protein gives MELSSAAFWLALLQIIWVNILLSGDNAVVIALAARSLPPAQQKKAIVVGSAAAIIMRIVLTLVAAKLLMLPWLKLIGALLLVYIGVTLLLPEGEEEGDGKNHGNLLTAIRTIMIADLVMSLDNVVAVAAAAMGDTTLLVLGLAISIPLVIFGSTLLLKVIERFPLIVWVGAALLGFIAGELLVGDPALQEPVARIDAALGVTQHSFALMTGVLGAVLVLAIGKVLLMRQKAD, from the coding sequence ATGGAACTCAGTTCAGCGGCATTCTGGTTAGCGTTGCTCCAGATCATTTGGGTCAACATTCTGCTGTCGGGCGATAACGCCGTGGTGATTGCGCTCGCGGCGCGTTCGCTGCCTCCGGCGCAACAAAAGAAAGCGATCGTGGTCGGTTCGGCCGCCGCGATCATCATGCGTATCGTGCTGACGCTGGTCGCCGCCAAGCTGCTGATGCTGCCGTGGCTCAAGCTCATCGGCGCGCTGCTGCTGGTCTACATCGGCGTGACCCTGTTGCTGCCGGAAGGCGAGGAAGAGGGCGACGGCAAGAATCATGGCAACCTGCTGACCGCAATCCGCACGATCATGATCGCCGACCTGGTCATGAGCCTGGACAACGTGGTGGCCGTGGCCGCCGCGGCGATGGGCGACACGACCCTGCTGGTGCTGGGTCTGGCGATCAGTATTCCGCTGGTCATTTTCGGCAGCACGCTGCTGCTCAAGGTGATCGAGCGCTTCCCCCTCATCGTCTGGGTGGGCGCGGCGCTGCTGGGTTTCATTGCCGGCGAATTGCTGGTGGGAGATCCGGCCCTGCAGGAACCGGTGGCGCGCATCGACGCGGCATTGGGCGTGACCCAGCACAGCTTTGCCCTCATGACCGGGGTATTGGGCGCGGTGCTGGTGCTGGCGATCGGCAAAGTTTTGCTGATGCGCCAGAAAGCTGACTGA
- the sucD gene encoding succinate--CoA ligase subunit alpha, translating to MSILINKDTKVITQGITGKTGQFHTRMCREYANGKAAFVAGVNPKKAGEDFEGVPIFASVKDAKADTGATVSVIYVPPAGAAAAIWEAVEAELDLVICITEGIPVRDMLEVKNRMKAKGSKTLLLGPNCPGLITPDEIKIGIMPGHIHRKGRIGIVSRSGTLTYEAVAQVTELGLGQSSAVGIGGDPINGLKHVDVLKLFNDDPDTDAVIMIGEIGGPDEVNAAEWAKDNMKKPVVGFIAGVTAPAGKRMGHAGALISGGADTADAKLEVMEACGIRTTRNPSEMGKLLKSVL from the coding sequence ATGTCGATTCTGATCAACAAGGACACCAAGGTCATCACCCAGGGCATCACGGGCAAGACCGGTCAGTTCCACACGCGCATGTGCCGCGAGTACGCCAATGGCAAAGCGGCCTTCGTGGCCGGCGTGAACCCCAAGAAGGCCGGTGAGGACTTCGAAGGCGTGCCGATCTTCGCGTCGGTCAAGGACGCCAAGGCCGACACCGGCGCCACCGTGTCCGTCATCTACGTGCCGCCCGCCGGCGCCGCCGCCGCCATCTGGGAAGCCGTCGAGGCCGAACTGGATCTGGTGATCTGCATCACCGAAGGCATCCCGGTCCGTGACATGCTGGAAGTCAAGAACCGCATGAAGGCCAAGGGCAGCAAGACGCTGCTGCTGGGCCCGAACTGCCCCGGCCTGATCACCCCGGACGAAATCAAGATCGGCATCATGCCCGGTCACATCCACCGCAAGGGCCGCATCGGCATCGTCAGCCGCTCGGGCACCCTGACGTACGAAGCCGTGGCGCAAGTCACCGAGCTGGGCCTGGGTCAATCCAGCGCCGTCGGCATCGGTGGCGATCCCATCAACGGCCTGAAGCACGTCGACGTGCTCAAGCTGTTCAATGACGATCCCGACACCGACGCCGTCATCATGATCGGCGAAATCGGCGGTCCGGACGAAGTCAACGCCGCCGAATGGGCCAAGGACAACATGAAGAAGCCGGTCGTCGGCTTCATCGCGGGTGTCACGGCTCCCGCCGGCAAGCGCATGGGCCACGCTGGCGCCCTGATCTCCGGCGGCGCCGACACGGCCGACGCCAAGCTGGAAGTCATGGAAGCTTGCGGTATCCGCACGACGCGCAACCCGTCCGAAATGGGCAAGCTGCTCAAGTCGGTGCTGTAA